A single region of the Winslowiella toletana genome encodes:
- a CDS encoding PqiB family protein — MQQETPTTPTKARVTNKRRISPFWLLPLIALLIAGWLLWTNYQERGTTITIDFVSADGIVPGRTPIRYQGVEVGQVQGISMTDDLRTIKIKASIKSDMKDALREDTQFWLVTPKASLAGVSGLDALVGGNYIGMMPGKGEPRETFSALDTQPKYRLNTGEMLIHLHTPDLGSLNTGSLVYYRKIPVGRVYDYSINPGNKGVTVDVLIERRFTNLVKKESRFWNVSGVKADVGLAGAKVQLESLAALVNGAIAFDSPDASQQAASEDNYTLYPDLAHSQRGVVISLDLPDGKDLKEDSTPLMYQGLEVGTLTKMTLQPGGNVKGEMTIDPSVVSLMREGTRIEMRSPKVSLTDTSLSSLLTGNTLELIPGDGEPQDHFKVRASNESLLQQPDVLTLKLSAPESYGIDAGQPIMLHGMKIGQVISRKLDEKGVSFVVAIAADHRHLVHGDSKFIINSRLNVKLGIDGMQVLGASAREWVDGGIRLEPGAKGAAKSSYPLYADSEKAEEGITSDRPPTTIMLTANSLPDIQAGSIVLYRKFQVGEIVDVTPKANEFDVAVHIKPEYRKLLTQNSVFWAEGGARVQLNGSGLTVQASPLNRALKGAISFDNLSGAGSGISRDQKRVLYDSETAARAVGSQISLHTFDASKLAAGMPIRYLGINVGQVESLALSPDKNQVIAKAVLYPEYVDDFARWGSRFSVVSPEISATGVNHLETLLQPYINVDPGKGRAARSFELQEATITDSRYLDGLSVVVDAPEGGSLSIGTPVLFRGIEVGTVTGTSLGSMADRVQITLRISKKYQHLVRNNSVFWLASGYNLEFGLIGGVVKTGTFQQFIRGGIQFATPPTVPLAPQATSNKHFLLLDEEPKEWRKWGTAIPR; from the coding sequence ATGCAACAGGAAACGCCGACTACACCGACTAAAGCTCGAGTCACCAATAAGCGCAGAATATCGCCCTTCTGGCTCCTGCCGTTAATCGCGCTGCTGATTGCGGGCTGGCTGCTCTGGACTAACTATCAGGAGCGCGGCACCACCATTACCATCGACTTTGTGTCGGCGGATGGCATCGTGCCGGGCAGAACACCGATCCGTTATCAGGGGGTGGAAGTCGGCCAGGTGCAAGGCATCAGCATGACTGACGACCTGCGCACCATCAAAATTAAAGCCAGCATTAAGAGCGATATGAAAGATGCGCTGCGCGAAGACACTCAATTCTGGCTGGTGACGCCCAAAGCCTCGCTGGCTGGCGTTTCCGGTCTTGATGCGCTGGTCGGCGGTAACTATATCGGTATGATGCCGGGTAAAGGTGAGCCACGCGAAACCTTCAGCGCGCTGGATACCCAGCCTAAATACCGGCTGAATACCGGCGAAATGCTGATTCATCTGCATACGCCGGATCTTGGCTCGCTGAACACCGGCTCACTGGTCTACTACCGCAAAATTCCGGTGGGACGTGTCTACGATTACAGCATCAATCCCGGTAATAAGGGCGTCACGGTAGATGTGCTGATTGAGCGCCGCTTTACCAATCTGGTGAAAAAAGAGAGCCGCTTCTGGAATGTGTCTGGGGTAAAAGCCGATGTCGGGCTGGCTGGTGCGAAAGTCCAGCTGGAAAGCCTGGCGGCGCTGGTGAATGGTGCCATCGCCTTTGACTCACCGGATGCCTCACAGCAGGCGGCCTCTGAAGACAACTATACTCTTTACCCCGATCTCGCGCACAGTCAGCGCGGCGTGGTGATATCTCTCGATCTGCCAGACGGTAAAGACCTCAAAGAAGACAGCACGCCGTTGATGTATCAGGGGCTGGAAGTCGGCACCCTGACCAAGATGACGTTACAGCCCGGCGGTAACGTCAAGGGTGAAATGACTATTGATCCATCGGTCGTCAGTCTGATGCGAGAAGGCACGCGCATTGAGATGCGTAGCCCGAAGGTTAGCCTGACGGATACCAGCCTGAGTAGCCTGTTAACCGGTAATACCCTTGAACTGATTCCGGGTGACGGCGAGCCTCAGGATCACTTCAAGGTGCGCGCCAGTAACGAATCCTTACTGCAACAGCCCGATGTGCTGACGCTGAAACTGAGCGCACCGGAAAGCTACGGTATTGATGCCGGCCAGCCAATCATGCTGCACGGCATGAAAATCGGTCAGGTGATCAGCCGCAAGCTCGACGAGAAAGGCGTCAGTTTTGTTGTGGCGATTGCGGCGGATCATCGCCACCTGGTGCACGGCGACAGCAAATTTATTATCAACAGCCGGCTAAATGTGAAATTAGGCATTGACGGTATGCAGGTGCTCGGCGCCAGCGCCCGTGAATGGGTCGATGGCGGCATTCGGCTGGAACCCGGCGCGAAAGGCGCAGCGAAAAGCAGCTATCCACTGTATGCCGACAGTGAAAAAGCGGAAGAAGGCATAACCAGCGATCGCCCGCCGACCACCATCATGCTGACGGCTAACAGCCTGCCGGATATCCAGGCTGGATCGATAGTGCTGTACCGCAAATTCCAGGTGGGTGAGATTGTTGACGTCACGCCTAAAGCCAATGAATTTGATGTCGCCGTGCATATCAAGCCGGAATACCGCAAGCTGCTGACGCAAAACAGCGTGTTCTGGGCTGAAGGCGGCGCACGCGTGCAGCTTAACGGCAGCGGACTAACGGTGCAGGCATCGCCACTGAACCGCGCACTGAAAGGCGCTATCAGCTTCGATAACCTGAGTGGTGCCGGCAGCGGGATTAGCCGCGATCAAAAACGCGTACTGTACGATTCTGAAACTGCGGCACGCGCGGTAGGCAGCCAGATTTCACTGCATACCTTTGACGCCAGTAAACTGGCCGCAGGTATGCCAATCCGCTATCTCGGTATTAATGTCGGACAGGTTGAATCACTGGCGCTTAGCCCGGATAAAAACCAGGTGATCGCCAAAGCGGTACTGTACCCGGAATACGTTGATGATTTCGCGCGCTGGGGCAGCCGCTTCTCGGTGGTGTCACCGGAAATTTCCGCCACCGGCGTCAATCATCTGGAAACCCTGCTGCAACCGTATATCAACGTCGATCCCGGTAAAGGTCGTGCTGCACGCAGCTTTGAGTTGCAGGAAGCCACCATCACCGACTCGCGCTATCTCGATGGCCTGAGCGTAGTGGTCGATGCGCCGGAAGGCGGCTCGCTGTCAATCGGCACTCCGGTACTGTTCCGCGGTATTGAAGTGGGCACCGTTACCGGCACCTCGCTGGGCAGCATGGCAGACCGCGTACAGATTACTCTGCGCATCAGTAAAAAATACCAGCATCTGGTCCGTAATAACTCGGTGTTCTGGCTGGCGTCCGGCTATAACCTTGAGTTCGGCCTGATCGGTGGCGTGGTGAAAACCGGCACCTTCCAGCAGTTTATTCGCGGCGGAATCCAGTTTGCGACCCCGCCGACGGTGCCGCTGGCGCCACAGGCCACCTCCAACAAGCACTTCCTGTTGCTGGATGAAGAGCCGAAAGAGTGGCGTAAATGGGGAACCGCCATCCCGCGCTAA
- the yebS gene encoding membrane integrity lipid transport subunit YebS: MKIYAISHALPRERYQRCPQCDTLFSMPDVKSRQTAHCPRCNAKILNGRDWSMTRLTAMAVTMILLMPFAFGMSLVDIRLLGTNISASLLGGILQMAEQGNVISASMVAFCTVGAPVTLVASIIYLFFGQRLGMNLRPVLLMLDRLKEWVMLDIYLVGIAVASIKVQDYADLQLGTGLLAYIVLTILSLVTLIHLNVEQLWQRFYPQPEPQVAPEKLQVCLNCHHTGLADDRGRCPRCHTPLRFRRRHSLQKSWAALIASIIFLLPANLMPISVIYLNGARQEDTIFSGILSLASGNIPVAAVVFIASILVPFTKVIVLLTLLLSIQFKCQQGLKTRIRLLRVVKWVGRWSMLDLFVIALTMSLVNRDQLLAFTMGPAAFYFGSAVILTILAVEWLDSRLLWDAHATGNADYTD; the protein is encoded by the coding sequence ATGAAAATTTACGCAATCAGCCATGCCCTGCCCCGAGAACGTTATCAGCGTTGCCCGCAATGCGATACCCTTTTTTCCATGCCGGATGTTAAATCCCGTCAGACAGCACACTGTCCGCGTTGTAACGCCAAAATTCTCAACGGCCGTGACTGGTCAATGACGCGCCTGACGGCCATGGCCGTCACCATGATTCTGCTGATGCCGTTTGCTTTCGGCATGTCGCTGGTCGACATCCGCCTGCTGGGCACCAATATCAGCGCCAGCCTGCTGGGCGGCATTCTGCAAATGGCCGAACAGGGCAATGTGATCAGCGCATCGATGGTCGCGTTCTGCACCGTCGGCGCACCGGTAACGCTGGTTGCGTCGATTATTTATCTGTTTTTTGGTCAGCGACTCGGTATGAATCTGCGTCCGGTGCTGCTGATGCTTGACCGGTTAAAAGAGTGGGTGATGCTGGATATCTACCTGGTAGGCATCGCCGTGGCGTCAATCAAAGTGCAGGATTATGCCGACCTGCAATTGGGCACCGGGCTGCTGGCCTATATTGTGCTGACCATTCTCAGCCTCGTCACCCTGATCCATCTTAATGTTGAGCAGCTGTGGCAGCGTTTTTATCCGCAGCCGGAGCCGCAGGTAGCGCCGGAAAAATTGCAGGTCTGTCTGAATTGCCATCACACCGGGCTGGCGGACGATCGCGGCCGCTGCCCACGCTGCCACACCCCATTGCGCTTTCGCCGCCGCCACAGCCTGCAAAAATCCTGGGCGGCGCTGATTGCATCGATTATATTTCTGCTGCCGGCTAACCTGATGCCGATTTCAGTTATCTATCTCAACGGTGCGCGGCAGGAAGATACTATTTTTTCCGGCATTCTTTCGCTGGCTTCCGGCAATATACCGGTAGCAGCAGTGGTATTTATCGCCAGTATTCTGGTGCCGTTCACTAAAGTGATTGTGTTACTGACGTTATTGCTCAGCATTCAGTTTAAATGTCAGCAAGGTCTGAAGACCCGTATACGCTTATTGCGTGTAGTGAAATGGGTAGGACGTTGGTCAATGTTAGATCTGTTCGTAATTGCGCTGACCATGTCACTGGTCAATCGCGATCAACTTTTAGCTTTTACTATGGGACCGGCAGCCTTCTACTTTGGCTCGGCGGTTATTCTCACTATCCTTGCCGTTGAGTGGCTGGATAGTCGTTTACTTTGGGATGCACATGCAACAGGAAACGCCGACTACACCGACTAA
- the proQ gene encoding RNA chaperone ProQ, translating into MENQPKLNSSKEVIAFLAERFPNCFSAEGEARPLKIGIFQDLVERVQGEMNLSKTQLRSALRLYTSSWRYLYGIKAGATRVDLDGNACGELDEQHVEHARKQLEEAKARVQAQREQQQAKKREAGEETAPRRPRKPAPRKPAAEGEQPRKARPKAPRPAQERAAPVEREPRTQPVTDTSALQVGQSIRVKAGKSAMDATILEISKDGVRVQLVSGLAMIVRAEHLQF; encoded by the coding sequence ATGGAAAATCAACCTAAGTTGAATAGCAGTAAAGAAGTCATCGCCTTTTTGGCAGAGCGTTTCCCAAACTGCTTTAGCGCCGAAGGCGAAGCACGACCGCTCAAAATTGGTATCTTTCAGGATCTGGTCGAACGTGTGCAAGGTGAAATGAATCTGAGTAAAACTCAGCTTCGTTCCGCACTGCGCCTGTATACCTCCAGCTGGCGTTACCTTTATGGGATTAAAGCGGGTGCGACGCGCGTCGATCTTGACGGCAATGCATGTGGTGAGCTCGACGAACAACACGTAGAGCACGCACGTAAGCAGCTTGAAGAAGCTAAAGCGCGAGTTCAGGCACAGCGTGAGCAGCAGCAGGCGAAAAAACGTGAGGCCGGTGAAGAGACCGCACCACGTCGTCCGCGTAAACCTGCGCCGCGTAAACCTGCTGCAGAAGGCGAACAGCCGCGTAAGGCTCGTCCTAAAGCGCCGCGCCCTGCCCAGGAACGTGCAGCACCCGTTGAACGCGAACCGCGTACTCAACCGGTTACCGATACTTCAGCATTGCAAGTCGGCCAGAGCATTAGAGTCAAAGCAGGTAAAAGCGCGATGGACGCCACCATTCTGGAAATCTCCAAAGATGGCGTCCGGGTGCAGCTGGTTTCCGGCCTGGCAATGATCGTGCGCGCAGAACACTTGCAGTTCTGA
- the prc gene encoding carboxy terminal-processing peptidase, whose product MNNFFRTTIIAGLLIAGHAFAAENITRADQIPQLQQEPQHATVSERVTSRFTRSHYRQFDLDKAFSAKIFDRYLNMLDYSHNVLLASDVAQFADKKGTLGEEFKSGKMPVFFDLYNLAQKRRFERYQYALSVLNKPMNFTGNDTIDLDRGKAPWPKSVAELNALWDAKVKYDQLSLKLTGKDEKEIREILTKRYEFAIRRLAQSNSEDVFQLAMNAFAREIDPHTGYLSPRNTEQFNTEMSLSLEGIGAVLQMDDDYTVINSMVAGGPAAKSKAITVGDRIVAVGQPNKPMVDVIGWRLDDVVALIKGPKGSKVRLEVLPAGKGSKTRTVTLTREKIRLEDRAVKMSVKNVGNQKVGVLDIPGFYVGLTDDVKVQLQKLQKQNVNSVVIDLRTNGGGALTEAVALSGLFIPSGPVVQVRDNNGKVREDNDTDGIVYYKGPLVVLVDRFSASASEIFAAAMQDYGRALVVGEPTFGKGTVQQYRSLNRIYDQMLRPEWPALGSVQYTIQKFYRINGGSTQRKGVTPDLLMPTGVEAVETGEKFEDNALPWDSISAATYVKTGDLKPFEPQLLKNHQQRIAQDPEFQYIIKDIARFNALKDKRNAVSLNLAQREKENHEEDALRLERINARYKLEGKKPLANIDDLPKDYKEPDPYLDETVKIANDLAQLESGQPASKKAAN is encoded by the coding sequence ATGAACAATTTTTTTAGAACGACCATTATCGCGGGCCTGCTTATTGCAGGCCACGCATTCGCTGCGGAAAATATTACCCGCGCCGATCAAATCCCTCAGCTGCAGCAGGAGCCGCAACACGCCACCGTCAGTGAACGTGTTACCTCCCGTTTTACCCGTTCTCATTATCGTCAGTTCGATCTGGATAAAGCGTTCTCTGCAAAGATTTTTGACCGCTACCTGAATATGCTGGACTACAGCCACAACGTGCTGCTGGCGTCAGACGTGGCGCAATTTGCCGATAAGAAAGGCACCCTCGGTGAGGAGTTTAAATCCGGCAAAATGCCGGTGTTTTTCGATTTATACAACCTGGCGCAGAAGCGTCGGTTTGAGCGTTATCAGTATGCGCTGTCGGTGCTGAATAAGCCGATGAACTTTACCGGCAATGACACCATCGATCTCGATCGTGGCAAAGCGCCATGGCCAAAGAGCGTTGCTGAGCTTAATGCGTTATGGGATGCCAAAGTCAAATATGACCAACTGAGCCTGAAGCTGACCGGCAAAGATGAGAAAGAGATTCGTGAGATTCTCACCAAACGTTATGAGTTTGCCATTCGTCGGCTGGCGCAGAGCAACAGCGAGGATGTGTTCCAGCTGGCAATGAATGCTTTCGCCCGCGAAATCGATCCCCATACTGGCTATCTTTCACCGCGCAATACCGAGCAGTTCAATACCGAAATGAGCCTGTCGCTTGAAGGGATTGGCGCGGTATTGCAGATGGATGATGACTACACCGTCATTAATTCCATGGTAGCGGGTGGCCCGGCAGCGAAAAGCAAGGCGATTACCGTTGGTGACCGCATTGTGGCGGTCGGGCAGCCGAATAAGCCAATGGTGGACGTGATCGGCTGGCGGCTGGATGACGTGGTTGCGCTGATCAAAGGGCCAAAAGGCAGTAAAGTTCGTCTGGAAGTGTTGCCGGCAGGTAAGGGCAGCAAAACTCGCACGGTGACGCTGACGCGTGAGAAGATCCGCCTGGAAGATCGTGCGGTGAAGATGTCGGTGAAAAATGTCGGTAATCAGAAAGTCGGCGTGCTGGACATCCCTGGTTTCTATGTTGGTCTGACAGACGACGTTAAAGTTCAGCTGCAGAAATTGCAGAAACAGAATGTTAACAGCGTAGTGATTGACCTGCGCACCAATGGCGGTGGCGCACTGACTGAAGCCGTCGCGCTTTCTGGTTTGTTTATCCCAAGCGGTCCGGTAGTTCAGGTACGTGACAATAACGGTAAAGTGCGCGAAGACAACGACACTGACGGTATTGTTTACTATAAGGGTCCGTTAGTAGTGCTGGTGGATCGCTTCAGTGCCTCGGCATCTGAAATCTTCGCCGCCGCGATGCAGGACTATGGCCGTGCGTTAGTCGTCGGTGAGCCGACCTTTGGTAAAGGCACCGTGCAGCAATATCGTTCGCTGAATCGTATCTACGATCAGATGCTGCGCCCGGAATGGCCTGCGCTGGGTTCAGTTCAGTATACCATTCAGAAGTTTTACCGTATCAACGGCGGCAGTACGCAGCGTAAAGGCGTCACGCCTGACCTGCTGATGCCAACCGGCGTGGAAGCGGTTGAAACCGGTGAGAAATTTGAAGATAACGCGCTGCCATGGGATAGCATCTCTGCCGCGACCTATGTGAAAACGGGCGATCTGAAGCCGTTTGAGCCGCAGTTGCTGAAAAATCATCAACAGCGTATCGCGCAGGATCCTGAGTTCCAGTACATCATCAAAGACATTGCCCGCTTTAATGCACTGAAGGATAAGCGTAATGCGGTGTCACTCAATCTGGCGCAACGCGAGAAAGAGAATCACGAGGAAGATGCACTGCGTCTGGAACGTATCAATGCGCGCTACAAGCTGGAAGGCAAAAAGCCGCTGGCTAATATAGATGATTTACCGAAAGACTATAAAGAGCCGGATCCGTATCTTGATGAAACGGTGAAGATAGCCAATGACCTGGCGCAGCTCGAGTCTGGTCAGCCGGCAAGCAAAAAAGCCGCTAACTAG
- the htpX gene encoding protease HtpX encodes MMRIALFLLTNLGVMLVFGLILSLTGIQSSSVQGLMIMAGLFGFGGAFVSLLMSKWMALRSVGGEVIEQPRNETERWLMETVGRQAQQAGIAMPQVAVYHAPDINAFATGARRDASLVAVSTGLLQNMSRDEAEAVLAHEVSHIASGDMVTMTLIQGVVNTFVIFISRIIAQVASGFLSGNRDEGESNGNPMVYFAISMVLELVFGILASIITMWFSRHREFHADAGAARLVGREKMIAALQRLKTSYEPQEASSMMAFCINGKNKSFSEMFMSHPPLDKRIEALRSGEYLK; translated from the coding sequence ATGATGCGTATTGCTCTTTTCCTGCTAACCAACCTTGGCGTAATGTTGGTTTTCGGGCTGATTCTCAGCCTGACAGGGATCCAGTCAAGCAGCGTTCAGGGCCTGATGATTATGGCAGGCCTGTTTGGCTTCGGCGGTGCGTTTGTTTCACTGCTGATGTCAAAATGGATGGCACTGCGTTCCGTTGGTGGGGAAGTGATTGAACAGCCTCGCAACGAAACCGAACGCTGGCTAATGGAAACGGTTGGACGCCAGGCGCAACAGGCGGGCATCGCGATGCCGCAGGTTGCTGTGTACCACGCACCGGATATCAATGCTTTCGCCACCGGCGCACGGCGTGATGCGTCACTGGTGGCGGTTTCTACCGGCCTGTTGCAGAACATGAGTCGTGATGAAGCAGAAGCGGTACTGGCGCATGAAGTCAGTCATATTGCCAGCGGTGATATGGTGACCATGACGCTGATCCAGGGTGTGGTAAACACCTTTGTGATCTTTATCTCGCGTATTATTGCGCAGGTGGCTTCGGGCTTTCTGTCCGGTAACCGTGACGAGGGTGAAAGTAACGGTAACCCGATGGTGTATTTTGCTATTTCCATGGTGCTCGAACTGGTGTTCGGTATCCTGGCCAGCATTATCACGATGTGGTTCTCACGCCATCGCGAATTCCACGCTGATGCCGGCGCGGCGCGCCTGGTCGGTCGAGAGAAGATGATCGCCGCATTACAACGACTGAAAACCAGCTACGAGCCGCAGGAAGCCAGCAGCATGATGGCGTTCTGCATTAACGGTAAAAACAAATCGTTCAGCGAGATGTTTATGTCGCACCCACCGCTGGATAAGCGTATCGAAGCGCTGCGTAGTGGCGAGTACCTGAAGTAG
- a CDS encoding GAF domain-containing protein, which produces MNKQEFYTDLNRDLRALIAGETSFLAAMGNCSALLYERLDGVNWAGFYLLTEENTLVLGPFQGKIACVRIPVGKGVCGTAVADNQVQRVDDVHAFPGHIACDAASNAEIVLPLVVDGEVIGVLDIDSTVYNRFDSNDEIGLKTLTDGLCEVLAGSDVKKFIHMKRT; this is translated from the coding sequence ATGAACAAACAAGAATTTTATACGGATTTAAACCGTGATTTGCGCGCGTTAATTGCTGGTGAAACCAGTTTCCTGGCTGCTATGGGCAATTGTAGCGCGCTTTTATATGAACGTCTTGATGGTGTTAACTGGGCAGGGTTTTATTTGCTCACGGAAGAGAACACGTTAGTACTCGGCCCTTTTCAGGGTAAAATTGCCTGCGTGCGTATTCCTGTCGGTAAAGGCGTATGTGGCACGGCAGTTGCAGATAATCAGGTACAGCGTGTTGATGACGTGCATGCGTTCCCGGGTCATATCGCCTGTGATGCCGCCAGTAATGCCGAAATCGTGCTGCCGTTAGTGGTCGATGGTGAAGTTATCGGCGTTCTGGATATCGACAGCACAGTTTATAATCGCTTCGACAGCAACGATGAAATTGGCCTGAAAACCCTTACTGACGGGCTTTGCGAAGTACTTGCGGGTAGTGATGTGAAAAAATTTATTCACATGAAACGCACCTAA